From the Selenomonas timonae genome, one window contains:
- the nikC gene encoding nickel transporter permease gives MMRDQLLFRIYTGIILLIVLVAICAPLISSYDPYESQIQNSLLPPSAEHYFGTDKLGRDIFTRILYGARISITMALTVVIISSGLGTLIGVISAYIGGKVDNAIMRLTDVFLAFPGIVLAIAIAGVLGGSAVNAVLAVVIVGWTKYARLARSMTLKVKQQDFLAAAITNGTRPIAMIRRHILPNIIPIIIVTAALDIGALMMELAGLSFLGFGAQPPTPEWGLMLNEGRQLIQTAPWLMIFPGLAIASVVAIFNLWGDSLRDIMDPRKAN, from the coding sequence ATGATGCGGGATCAACTGCTGTTTCGTATCTATACAGGCATCATCCTGTTGATTGTGCTTGTCGCCATCTGTGCGCCGCTGATCTCGTCATACGATCCGTATGAGTCGCAGATTCAGAATTCGCTCCTGCCGCCATCCGCTGAGCATTACTTTGGTACAGATAAGCTCGGGCGCGATATCTTTACGCGTATTCTCTACGGTGCGCGCATCTCGATTACGATGGCGCTCACAGTTGTCATCATCTCGTCAGGACTTGGCACACTGATTGGTGTCATCTCCGCCTATATTGGCGGCAAGGTCGACAATGCCATCATGCGTCTGACCGACGTGTTCCTTGCATTTCCGGGCATCGTGCTTGCAATTGCAATTGCGGGTGTGCTGGGCGGAAGTGCCGTCAACGCTGTTCTTGCCGTTGTTATCGTGGGCTGGACAAAGTATGCGCGTCTTGCACGCAGTATGACGCTGAAGGTTAAGCAGCAGGATTTCCTAGCTGCTGCAATTACAAATGGTACACGACCGATTGCGATGATTCGTCGGCATATCCTGCCGAATATTATACCGATTATCATTGTGACTGCCGCACTCGACATCGGCGCACTCATGATGGAGCTTGCTGGGCTCTCCTTCCTCGGATTTGGCGCACAGCCGCCGACACCGGAATGGGGACTCATGCTGAATGAGGGACGTCAGCTGATTCAGACGGCACCCTGGCTTATGATTTTCCCAGGACTTGCAATTGCTTCTGTGGTTGCAATCTTTAATCTATGGGGAGATAGTCTGCGGGATATTATGGACCCGCGCAAGGCAAATTAA
- a CDS encoding ABC transporter substrate-binding protein — MGKKKRWLTALLTGCMAAALLTGCGGGQSTEDKTTLKVGVTNFADSLEPTENAFGWVVMRYGMGETLTQFDEKMNIQPWLAESWEISDDKLTWTFKIRDVKFSNGRPLTAEAVKASLERAFAKNTRAATFFTYTNMTADGQILKITTDKPAPSMLGYLADPLFLIVDVESEKERNFATQGPICTGPYVCESFVKEKAVMKKNPNYWGGEVPYETVEIPSIDDPNTRAMALQSGEVDMAVNIAAGDLGLFNDTSKFHVDRIASLRTVLARINQKGILGDPKVRAAFISMTDRKAYNEVILKGTFIPGKAPVPPSLDYGFDQLTDPNAYNVDRAKQLLDEAGWKDTDGDGIRDKDGKPLSVDFIIYNSRAELPIYAEAVQADAKKVGIDVKVKSVDYNLLDKIGINGEYDLLISNITTANTGDPEIYLNWYWRTNVNGNNPQNGSGYSNPEYDALCAQLAVEFDRAKRRQLMINMQQILLNDGAALFLGYPETNIVSSTKITGAIMHPADYYWITNKIKPAK; from the coding sequence ATGGGAAAGAAAAAACGATGGCTGACAGCACTGCTGACAGGCTGTATGGCAGCTGCACTGCTGACGGGATGCGGCGGCGGTCAGTCGACAGAGGACAAGACGACGCTGAAGGTTGGCGTAACGAACTTTGCAGACTCGCTCGAACCGACGGAAAATGCCTTCGGATGGGTCGTCATGCGCTACGGTATGGGCGAGACACTAACTCAGTTTGATGAGAAAATGAATATCCAGCCGTGGCTTGCTGAGAGCTGGGAAATCAGCGATGACAAGCTGACGTGGACATTTAAGATTCGCGATGTCAAATTCTCGAACGGGCGCCCACTTACGGCAGAGGCGGTCAAAGCATCACTTGAGCGTGCGTTTGCAAAGAATACACGCGCAGCAACATTCTTCACGTATACAAATATGACTGCAGACGGGCAGATACTCAAAATTACAACGGATAAACCTGCACCGAGCATGCTCGGCTACCTTGCAGATCCGCTTTTTCTCATTGTCGACGTTGAGAGTGAGAAGGAGCGCAACTTCGCAACACAGGGTCCCATCTGCACGGGTCCCTATGTGTGCGAGTCCTTCGTGAAGGAAAAGGCCGTCATGAAGAAGAACCCGAACTATTGGGGTGGCGAAGTGCCTTATGAGACGGTCGAGATCCCGTCGATCGACGATCCGAACACGCGCGCAATGGCACTCCAGTCGGGAGAAGTCGATATGGCGGTCAACATCGCTGCAGGTGATCTTGGCCTCTTTAATGATACGTCGAAGTTCCATGTAGATCGTATCGCATCGCTGCGTACGGTTCTCGCACGCATTAATCAGAAGGGGATTCTCGGCGATCCGAAGGTACGCGCTGCATTTATCTCAATGACAGATCGCAAGGCATACAATGAGGTAATCCTGAAGGGAACGTTCATCCCGGGCAAGGCTCCTGTCCCGCCCTCTCTCGACTATGGCTTCGATCAGCTCACCGACCCGAATGCATACAATGTCGACCGTGCAAAGCAGCTTCTCGACGAGGCAGGCTGGAAGGATACGGATGGCGATGGCATCCGTGATAAGGACGGCAAACCGCTGTCTGTGGACTTTATCATCTACAACAGCCGTGCAGAGCTGCCGATCTATGCAGAGGCAGTACAGGCAGATGCCAAGAAGGTCGGTATCGACGTAAAGGTAAAGTCTGTCGATTACAATTTGCTCGACAAAATTGGGATCAATGGCGAGTACGATCTTCTGATTTCCAACATCACCACAGCGAATACAGGCGATCCTGAGATCTATCTCAATTGGTACTGGCGCACAAACGTGAACGGCAACAACCCGCAGAACGGCTCAGGATACAGCAACCCAGAATATGATGCACTTTGCGCACAGCTTGCTGTTGAGTTTGACCGTGCAAAGCGCCGTCAACTAATGATCAATATGCAACAGATTCTGCTGAATGATGGAGCTGCATTGTTCCTCGGCTATCCCGAGACAAACATCGTCAGCTCGACAAAGATCACGGGTGCGATTATGCATCCGGCAGATTACTACTGGATCACCAACAAGATCAAACCTGCGAAGTAA
- a CDS encoding ABC transporter ATP-binding protein translates to MLIEVRGLKIAYEGTEMVHGVDFTLKDGEVLTIVGESGSGKTTVIRAMLGCLPHVGRVTAGEILYDGKDMTKCSSEEWRHVSGKTAAMIFQDSGSMMDPIRTIGEQFVEYIQTHDTMGAKEAAAQAQDMLARMHLSNPANVMKSFPFELSGGMRQRVGVAMAMFFKPALLLADEPTSALDVTTQAQVVNEMMDICQKDGTSIVLVTHNLGVAAYMSDQIMVMQNGNVIEHGTAEEVIEHAQKDYTKELLRAVPQIGGERYDTVGA, encoded by the coding sequence ATGTTGATTGAGGTGAGAGGGCTAAAAATCGCATACGAAGGCACGGAAATGGTGCACGGTGTGGACTTCACCCTCAAGGACGGGGAAGTGCTGACCATTGTCGGCGAAAGCGGCAGCGGAAAGACCACCGTCATTCGGGCGATGCTCGGCTGCCTGCCGCATGTCGGCAGAGTAACGGCGGGCGAGATCCTCTATGACGGGAAGGATATGACAAAGTGCAGCTCTGAGGAGTGGCGTCACGTGAGCGGCAAGACCGCTGCGATGATCTTCCAGGACAGCGGCAGCATGATGGATCCGATTCGTACCATCGGCGAGCAGTTCGTCGAGTACATTCAGACCCATGATACGATGGGGGCGAAGGAGGCGGCGGCGCAGGCACAGGATATGCTTGCACGCATGCATCTGTCCAATCCCGCAAATGTAATGAAGAGCTTTCCGTTTGAACTCTCGGGCGGCATGCGTCAGCGTGTCGGGGTCGCAATGGCGATGTTCTTCAAACCGGCACTCCTGCTTGCTGACGAACCAACGTCCGCGTTGGACGTGACCACGCAAGCACAGGTCGTCAATGAGATGATGGATATCTGCCAGAAGGATGGCACATCCATTGTCCTTGTGACGCACAACCTCGGTGTCGCGGCCTATATGTCGGATCAGATCATGGTCATGCAGAACGGCAATGTCATTGAGCATGGCACTGCTGAAGAAGTTATTGAACATGCACAGAAGGACTACACGAAGGAGCTTCTGCGTGCCGTACCACAGATTGGAGGGGAGCGTTATGACACAGTCGGAGCGTGA
- a CDS encoding ABC transporter ATP-binding protein, with translation MTQSEREIILRIEHITKRFPLEGGKVLTACDDVTFPVYRGEILGIVGESGCGKSTLVRTLMQLHAPSEGQIFFRDKEITGLKGEGARNMRRNIQMVFQDPTTSFNPKMKIKDIICEPLRNFGLLKGSAHDKAAELLRLVDLPEDFAERYPANMSGGQRQRVGIARALALEPEILVCDEATSALDVSVQETIVELLVRIQQERNLTILFICHDLALVSRLCTRVVVMYFGKVVEQLDGQELAHAKHPYTQKLLSSVFTLLPKGKAPRIVVPELEIPA, from the coding sequence ATGACACAGTCGGAGCGTGAGATTATCCTGCGCATCGAGCATATCACTAAACGCTTCCCCCTTGAGGGCGGCAAAGTTCTTACGGCATGTGACGATGTGACATTTCCCGTATATCGTGGGGAAATCCTAGGCATTGTTGGTGAAAGCGGCTGTGGAAAAAGTACACTTGTACGCACGCTGATGCAGCTTCATGCACCATCCGAGGGTCAAATCTTCTTCAGAGACAAGGAGATTACGGGGCTGAAGGGCGAGGGTGCCCGCAATATGCGGCGCAATATCCAGATGGTCTTTCAGGATCCTACAACATCCTTCAATCCGAAAATGAAGATTAAGGACATCATCTGTGAACCGTTGCGGAACTTCGGACTCCTCAAAGGGAGCGCACATGACAAGGCAGCTGAGCTACTGCGTCTTGTCGATCTGCCCGAGGACTTTGCCGAACGCTATCCCGCAAATATGAGCGGGGGACAGCGTCAGCGTGTAGGAATTGCGCGTGCACTGGCATTGGAGCCGGAGATTCTGGTCTGTGACGAGGCGACAAGTGCTCTTGACGTTTCCGTTCAGGAAACAATTGTAGAGCTTCTGGTACGTATTCAGCAGGAACGAAATCTGACAATCCTGTTCATCTGTCATGACCTTGCACTCGTGTCGCGTTTATGCACGCGTGTTGTCGTCATGTACTTTGGAAAGGTTGTGGAGCAGCTGGATGGACAGGAGCTTGCTCACGCAAAGCATCCCTACACCCAAAAGCTCCTCTCGTCCGTATTTACACTCCTGCCGAAAGGGAAAGCTCCACGCATTGTCGTTCCGGAACTCGAAATCCCTGCATAG
- a CDS encoding DUF47 domain-containing protein translates to MFNFKQKDDEFFDLFLESAKFFHAGALVLDDVMKDYTTASKKVEEINRIEHEADAINDRIIDKLNLTFITPIDREDIYALANDLDDGVDLLQGILQRYDMYRMGKPMPGAINLTKLLLSSTEEVVRAVSYLENIRKNQVQILDASHKIERYESEGDLIYRSEVAYLFENEKDPIELIRWKDVLEQLEDTLDHCELIADMLRGVVMKYA, encoded by the coding sequence ATGTTTAATTTCAAACAGAAGGATGACGAATTCTTCGACTTATTCCTTGAGAGTGCAAAATTCTTCCATGCAGGCGCATTGGTGCTGGATGATGTTATGAAGGATTACACTACAGCAAGCAAGAAAGTGGAAGAAATCAATCGCATTGAGCATGAAGCAGATGCCATTAATGACCGCATCATCGATAAGCTGAATCTCACGTTTATTACCCCGATTGATCGTGAAGACATATACGCGTTGGCAAACGATCTGGACGATGGTGTCGACCTCCTGCAAGGGATTTTGCAGCGCTATGATATGTACCGAATGGGGAAGCCCATGCCGGGTGCAATCAACCTAACGAAGCTCCTTCTCTCTTCTACAGAAGAGGTCGTTCGTGCAGTGTCCTATCTCGAAAATATTCGAAAAAACCAAGTCCAAATACTGGATGCGTCCCACAAAATCGAACGCTATGAAAGCGAGGGGGATCTCATCTATCGGAGTGAGGTTGCCTACCTTTTTGAAAATGAAAAAGACCCCATCGAACTGATTCGATGGAAAGATGTCTTGGAGCAGTTGGAGGATACGCTGGATCATTGTGAACTCATTGCGGATATGCTGCGGGGAGTGGTAATGAAATATGCCTGA
- a CDS encoding inorganic phosphate transporter yields MPDFQLLIFLVILLALIFDFINGFHDTANAIATSVSTRAIHPQHAIIMAAVLNFFGAMYSTGVAKTIGSDIVKSASHVDEHVLIAALFGSIIWNIITWRFGIPSSSSHALIGGLIGAVMMSASGADGLNFYGIGKIILSLILSPLVGMALGCVIMLLLFRFFGRFRPTAINGKFKKMQILTAATMAFSHGSNDAQKSMGIITLALLAGGYIDVFEVPTYVKVLAATAMACGTAVGGWRIIKTIGGKIFKLQPISGFAADLNSSIIIFGATLLHLPVSTTHVVSGSIMGVGAAKRINAVRWGVAQQMVVAWVMTIPCTAVMGAITYHFVLLFI; encoded by the coding sequence ATGCCTGATTTCCAGCTCTTGATTTTTTTGGTTATACTCTTAGCGCTCATATTTGATTTCATCAACGGCTTTCACGATACTGCAAATGCGATTGCTACTTCCGTTTCTACCCGCGCCATCCATCCGCAGCATGCAATCATCATGGCTGCCGTACTCAACTTCTTCGGTGCTATGTATAGTACGGGGGTTGCAAAGACCATTGGTTCCGATATTGTCAAATCGGCTTCCCATGTAGATGAACACGTTTTGATTGCAGCGCTCTTCGGCTCTATTATCTGGAATATTATTACATGGAGATTTGGCATACCGTCCAGCAGTTCCCATGCCCTGATTGGCGGCCTGATCGGAGCGGTCATGATGTCTGCCTCCGGTGCTGATGGATTGAACTTTTATGGGATTGGCAAAATCATCCTGTCTCTGATTCTTTCCCCACTTGTCGGAATGGCATTGGGATGCGTCATTATGTTGCTGTTATTCCGCTTTTTTGGTCGTTTTCGACCTACGGCGATTAACGGTAAATTTAAGAAAATGCAAATTTTAACAGCAGCAACCATGGCGTTTTCACACGGCTCCAACGATGCGCAGAAATCAATGGGTATTATTACATTGGCGCTCCTTGCTGGCGGATATATTGATGTCTTTGAAGTTCCGACCTATGTCAAGGTACTCGCAGCCACTGCTATGGCCTGTGGAACGGCGGTAGGCGGCTGGCGTATCATCAAGACAATTGGCGGAAAAATATTTAAGCTCCAGCCGATTTCTGGATTTGCGGCAGACCTCAATTCTTCCATCATCATATTCGGTGCAACCCTTTTGCATCTCCCGGTCAGCACCACACATGTTGTTTCCGGCTCGATCATGGGGGTTGGTGCGGCAAAGCGCATCAACGCTGTCCGTTGGGGCGTAGCGCAGCAAATGGTTGTCGCTTGGGTGATGACGATTCCCTGCACTGCGGTTATGGGAGCAATTACATATCATTTTGTTCTGTTATTCATATAA
- a CDS encoding nucleoside kinase, with protein MEKRLIQMAEKAQGDYSSPIVAVKLNGEVRDIQTPFSESDTISFIELNSSLGWKIYRRSVLFLLIAAVSKIEKNAEVIAKFTVNKGLYCEIKLPGREIDPAFIAKVDRTMRAMISENIPIIKHSIQRTEAIERFQKLGQSGKVNLLSELSQDIISIYTCEEYTDYLYGPMLYETKYLDRFELDHEPFGVLIRTPDERTHGQIRKRVSQPKFGSILAESKAWADILDCRFISDLNRINREQAIGELIRISEGLQEKRIAQIADHIASNREDVRLILIAGPSSSGKTSFAQRLRIQLRVNGLRPVMISLDDYFLNREDTPLNEKGLYDYESLDALDTKLFNQDMLALLAGQEVQIPRYNFITGMREWKEDAFLSIHSDQPIIIEGIHGLNEYLTKDIPRKNKYKIYISALTQLNIDAHNRIPTTEVRFLRRLVRDYQFRGAKALKSIRQWPDVRDGEEKYIFPFQEDADVLFNSALIYEIGVLKKYAVPLLEEIERGEEGYTEARLILRFLQYVNEISAIDDIPNNSILREFIGKSVFFS; from the coding sequence ATGGAAAAAAGATTGATTCAAATGGCTGAAAAAGCACAGGGGGACTATTCCAGTCCGATCGTTGCAGTAAAGCTCAATGGTGAAGTGCGTGATATTCAAACGCCATTCTCCGAAAGCGATACCATAAGTTTTATTGAACTTAATTCATCACTGGGATGGAAGATTTATCGGCGCTCTGTACTTTTTCTATTAATTGCTGCAGTAAGCAAAATAGAAAAAAATGCCGAGGTTATTGCAAAGTTTACGGTAAACAAAGGTCTCTATTGTGAGATCAAGCTTCCCGGCAGGGAGATTGATCCTGCGTTTATTGCAAAAGTGGATCGCACCATGCGCGCAATGATCTCAGAGAATATTCCCATTATCAAGCATAGTATTCAACGAACAGAAGCGATTGAACGCTTTCAAAAACTAGGCCAATCAGGTAAAGTAAATCTGCTCTCCGAACTCTCCCAGGATATCATCAGCATATATACCTGCGAGGAATATACTGATTATCTATATGGCCCTATGCTTTATGAAACAAAGTATCTGGATCGTTTCGAGCTGGACCATGAGCCCTTTGGTGTCCTGATCCGAACACCGGATGAGAGAACGCATGGGCAGATCAGAAAGCGTGTCAGTCAGCCTAAGTTTGGCTCAATCCTTGCAGAATCTAAAGCATGGGCTGATATTTTGGACTGTCGCTTTATCTCTGATCTGAATCGCATCAATAGGGAGCAAGCCATTGGTGAGCTGATCCGAATCTCGGAAGGGCTGCAGGAAAAACGAATTGCCCAGATTGCAGATCATATTGCTTCCAATCGTGAAGATGTTCGTCTGATCCTGATTGCGGGTCCCTCCTCATCCGGAAAGACTTCCTTTGCGCAGCGACTTCGCATTCAGCTGCGTGTCAACGGTCTTCGTCCAGTGATGATCTCTCTGGATGATTATTTCCTCAACCGCGAGGATACACCGCTCAACGAAAAGGGACTGTATGACTATGAGTCCCTTGATGCCCTTGATACGAAGCTGTTTAATCAGGATATGCTTGCGCTTCTGGCAGGGCAGGAAGTACAGATTCCACGGTATAATTTTATTACTGGCATGCGCGAATGGAAGGAAGATGCATTCCTCTCCATTCACAGCGATCAGCCTATCATTATCGAAGGAATTCACGGACTCAATGAATATCTAACAAAGGATATCCCGCGCAAGAACAAGTATAAGATCTATATCAGCGCATTGACCCAGCTGAACATCGATGCACACAATCGAATTCCGACGACAGAGGTGCGTTTTCTGCGGCGTCTTGTACGCGACTATCAATTCCGCGGTGCAAAAGCACTCAAGAGTATTCGTCAATGGCCTGATGTCAGAGATGGAGAAGAGAAGTACATCTTTCCATTTCAGGAGGATGCAGATGTCTTGTTCAATTCTGCACTGATTTATGAAATCGGCGTCTTGAAGAAATATGCTGTACCGCTTTTGGAAGAGATTGAGCGTGGGGAAGAGGGGTATACCGAAGCACGGCTGATCCTTCGTTTTCTGCAATACGTCAATGAAATCTCCGCCATTGACGATATCCCAAACAACTCCATCCTCAGAGAATTTATCGGTAAATCGGTATTCTTTTCATAA
- a CDS encoding pyruvate carboxylase subunit B, protein MAKNPVKITETVLRDGHQSLLATRMRISDMLPQLAALDAIGYNSLEAWGGATFDSCLRFLDEDPWERLDILKKNLKTPIQMLLRGQNLLGYNHYSNDVVEKFVQKASEHGIGVFRIFDALNDIRNLKVAIDAALKCPEKPHVQGCLVYTISPVHTNESFVELAVELEKMGCHSVCIKDMSGLLKPYVAEDLVKKLKAAVKIPIDLHTHCTSGFGHATYLKAIEAGVDIIDTALAPFSSDTSQPCTETMVAMLEGEERDTGLDRQAMTPISKYFLGVKQDLIKTFNLKGYFDVNPNVLDFQIPGGMLSNLANQLKEAGMEDKYQDLLDEMPRVRKDVGYPPLVTPSSQIVGTMATFNVMSGERYKMVPNEFKDLARGKFGRTPVEVDRKFLTDTLHIAPEDIIEDCSIEDAKATTFAEFKEELKNKGYINPSDEDVLSYALFPQVAEEFFQKHYKPITAYVKE, encoded by the coding sequence ATGGCAAAGAATCCGGTCAAAATCACTGAGACTGTCCTCCGTGATGGTCACCAGTCACTGCTGGCAACCCGCATGAGAATTTCGGATATGCTTCCGCAGCTTGCGGCACTTGATGCCATTGGCTACAATTCTCTTGAAGCATGGGGCGGTGCTACGTTTGATAGCTGCCTGCGCTTCCTTGATGAAGATCCGTGGGAGCGCTTGGATATTTTGAAGAAGAATCTCAAAACTCCGATCCAAATGCTTCTCCGTGGTCAGAACCTGCTTGGTTATAATCATTACTCCAATGATGTCGTGGAAAAGTTCGTCCAGAAGGCGTCGGAGCATGGCATTGGTGTATTCCGTATTTTTGATGCTCTCAATGACATTCGCAACCTCAAAGTTGCGATTGACGCGGCACTCAAGTGCCCTGAGAAGCCGCATGTTCAAGGCTGTCTGGTCTATACAATCAGCCCTGTTCACACGAATGAGAGCTTTGTCGAGCTGGCTGTTGAACTCGAGAAAATGGGCTGTCATTCCGTCTGTATCAAGGATATGTCAGGCCTTTTGAAGCCGTACGTGGCAGAGGATCTTGTTAAGAAGCTCAAGGCTGCGGTAAAGATTCCCATTGATCTTCATACGCACTGCACCTCTGGATTCGGTCATGCAACCTATCTGAAAGCGATCGAAGCTGGCGTCGACATCATCGACACAGCTCTCGCTCCCTTCTCCAGCGACACCTCGCAGCCGTGCACGGAGACCATGGTTGCTATGCTCGAAGGAGAGGAGCGCGATACAGGGCTCGACCGTCAGGCGATGACACCGATTTCCAAGTACTTCCTCGGGGTCAAGCAGGATCTCATCAAGACCTTCAACCTCAAGGGTTATTTCGATGTCAACCCGAATGTTCTGGACTTCCAGATTCCAGGCGGAATGCTTTCCAATCTCGCGAACCAGCTCAAGGAAGCCGGTATGGAGGACAAGTATCAGGATCTGCTCGACGAAATGCCGCGCGTGCGCAAAGATGTCGGTTATCCCCCGCTCGTTACGCCGTCCTCTCAGATCGTCGGCACGATGGCAACCTTCAATGTCATGAGCGGCGAGCGCTACAAGATGGTTCCGAACGAGTTCAAGGATCTCGCACGTGGCAAGTTTGGCAGAACGCCGGTCGAGGTTGACCGCAAGTTCTTGACGGATACCCTCCACATTGCGCCCGAGGACATCATTGAGGACTGCTCCATCGAGGATGCAAAGGCAACGACGTTTGCGGAGTTCAAGGAGGAGCTCAAGAACAAGGGCTATATCAATCCGTCGGATGAGGATGTCCTCTCCTACGCGCTCTTCCCGCAGGTTGCAGAGGAGTTCTTCCAGAAGCACTACAAGCCGATCACGGCCTACGTCAAAGAGTAA
- the hisIE gene encoding bifunctional phosphoribosyl-AMP cyclohydrolase/phosphoribosyl-ATP diphosphatase HisIE, with the protein MDIDISVIKFDERGLVPVVVQEENNQVLMLAYMNRESLEKTIETGFAYYYSRSRNKLWKKGETSGNVQRVQEIAYDCDGDTILLRVKQTGVSCHTGTYSCFSGRKLYRTDENSIVPIVPEDEMSLTEILSDLYQVIQSRRLHPVEGSYTNYLFDKGQDKILKKLGEETAETIIASKNNIREDVLYEMGDLWYHCLVLLAYHNMTPEDLLEELKRRHNGGNYHKFAGKTGVRPDM; encoded by the coding sequence ATGGATATTGACATCTCTGTGATTAAATTTGACGAGCGTGGGCTTGTACCAGTGGTCGTCCAAGAAGAAAATAATCAGGTTCTCATGCTCGCATATATGAATCGCGAGTCTCTTGAGAAAACGATTGAAACAGGCTTTGCGTATTACTACAGCCGCAGCCGCAATAAACTGTGGAAAAAGGGCGAGACATCAGGAAATGTTCAGCGTGTGCAGGAGATCGCGTATGACTGCGACGGCGATACGATTTTGCTGCGTGTAAAGCAGACAGGTGTGTCCTGCCATACGGGGACGTATTCGTGCTTCAGCGGACGCAAACTCTATCGTACAGACGAAAACAGCATCGTTCCGATTGTGCCGGAGGATGAAATGTCCCTGACAGAGATCCTGTCTGATCTCTACCAAGTGATTCAGAGCCGCAGACTGCATCCGGTCGAAGGCTCCTATACGAACTATCTCTTCGATAAGGGACAGGACAAGATTTTGAAAAAGCTCGGCGAAGAGACGGCAGAGACCATCATTGCATCCAAAAACAATATCCGCGAGGATGTACTGTATGAGATGGGTGATCTCTGGTATCACTGTCTGGTACTGCTCGCATATCACAACATGACACCGGAGGATCTGCTCGAAGAATTGAAGCGCAGACACAACGGCGGGAACTATCACAAGTTCGCAGGAAAAACAGGGGTACGTCCGGATATGTAA
- the hisF gene encoding imidazole glycerol phosphate synthase subunit HisF yields the protein MKKTFAKRIIPCLDVKDGRVVKGTNFVGLRDAGSPTELAERYDKERADELVFLDITASNEERNTMVEVVSDCASKVFIPLTVGGGIRSAEDMHRMLNAGADKISVNTAAVKHPEIIREGALRFGSQCIVVAIDARRRGADSWEVYINGGRMPTGIDCIAWAKDVVALGAGEILLTSMDADGTKNGYDIALTRAVSESVNVPVIASGGAGKLEHFYDVLSEGKADAVLAASLFHYGKLSIKEVKTYLKSRGLEVRF from the coding sequence TTGAAGAAAACCTTTGCGAAACGAATTATCCCTTGCCTTGATGTCAAAGACGGGCGCGTTGTCAAGGGCACAAACTTTGTCGGGCTGAGAGATGCGGGCAGCCCGACGGAACTTGCCGAACGCTACGATAAGGAGCGCGCGGATGAGCTTGTATTTCTGGATATTACCGCCTCGAACGAAGAGCGAAACACAATGGTTGAGGTTGTGTCCGACTGTGCCTCGAAAGTCTTTATCCCGCTTACTGTTGGAGGCGGAATTCGCAGTGCAGAAGATATGCATCGTATGCTAAATGCAGGGGCGGATAAGATTTCGGTCAATACAGCGGCGGTGAAGCATCCGGAAATCATTCGCGAGGGAGCATTGCGCTTCGGCAGTCAATGCATTGTTGTTGCGATTGATGCGCGTCGTAGGGGCGCAGACTCGTGGGAAGTCTATATCAACGGCGGCAGGATGCCTACAGGGATAGACTGTATTGCGTGGGCGAAGGATGTTGTCGCGCTTGGTGCAGGAGAGATCCTGCTGACCAGTATGGATGCCGACGGAACAAAGAATGGCTATGACATTGCACTGACGCGAGCGGTCTCTGAGAGTGTGAATGTACCCGTAATTGCTTCGGGCGGCGCGGGTAAATTGGAGCATTTTTATGATGTACTCTCCGAGGGAAAAGCGGATGCCGTACTGGCAGCCTCACTCTTTCACTATGGAAAGTTATCCATAAAAGAAGTAAAGACATATCTAAAATCACGCGGTTTGGAGGTACGATTCTAA